The region CATCTGTACTACTGTTTATAGGCGTTCCCATATTAGTAACCTGTCCAATACTACCATCTACATTGATCTTCGCTACAAACACGTCTAATCCTCCTAATCCTGGATGTCCATCTGAACTGAAGAACAAGAAGTGGTCTTTAGAAATAAATGGAAAAGTCTCTCTTCCTGATGTGTTAACTTTCTTTCCTACATTTTCTACATTTCCATATTCTCCCGTTGGATAAATAGCCACTCTAAAGATATCTGACTGACCGATACTCCCTTCTCTGTCTGATGAGAAGTAAAGCCATTTATCATCTGGAGTCAACGCTGGGTGAGCTGTATTAAAGTTATCCGAATTAAACGGAAGCTCCTCTACATTTGTCCATTTCCCTTCTTCTGATAACATTGCTTTATATATCTTTAAAAGAGTTGACTTATCTTTGTTTAAACGACGTTTTCCCTTTACACTTGTATTGTTACGCGTGAAGTACATCGTCTTGCCATCTTTTGTAAACACAGCTGTTGCTTCGTTTACTTTAGTGTCTAACTCTGGGGCAAACTTAACTGGCTGTTCAAAGGTTCCGTCTGCGTTAATCTTACTGCTATACAGACTCGTAAAACTCTCATTAGTCCAATCGTGTAAACGACTACCTGACTCATGCTCTGTCTGGCGAGCTGTAGTATAGATTAATTGATCTCCGTACAGTGTTGCTCCATAATCAGAATACGCAGTATTTACTCCGATATTCTTTAATTCATAACGCTCTGAGTTGTTCTCTATCTCTTTTAGGTAGCGATCTTTGCTTGCTTCAAAAAGCTGTGCTCTAGAGTCGTTTCCTTCTAGTTTAGAGAACTCCTGCATCATTTGTTTGGACTTGTCGTAATTCTCTACAGATTTTAGCGTCTGAGCGTAGCGATAGTAATACTCTGATGGGATAGCCTCCTTGCCCTTATTGTCATACTCACCGTCAAACAACTGTTCATACCACTTATTGGCCTCTGGTAACTTTCCATTAAAGTAATACGCATCTGCTAATTTCTTTAGCATATCTGCGTTTGTGTACCCTTTGTTAGCGATGCGCTCATAAATTTTGATTGCATCGACATACGCCTGGGTTTGATATTCTTTATCCGCTTTTTTCTCTGCTACCCTCTGTGCCTGAGTATTCACTCCCGCTAAAAGTAACATACCAAATAAGCTTATTTTCAATAGCTCTTTTCTCATAATTGTGTCTTTTTCCTCTTATTCTTCTAGAAGAATCGAGGCGCATTAATCGTACTACGACGGTTAAATAGCTCAAATCTCATAAAGATCTCATGTGATCCTGAGTTGTAGTTGTGCAATTTAGTAGTATCAAAATCGTAAGCATATCCAATAAACATATTATCATTCACCTGGAAGCCTGCCAGTGCACTGACTGCTGCATCCCAACGATAAGCTGCCCCTAATGTAAATTTATCATACAACAATACATTAGCTGTCAAGTCCACTTGTAAGGGTGCTCCACTTACTGCTTTTACTAATGCTGCCGGTTTAAACAATACATTCTCACTAACATCAAACACATATCCTCCCATTAGGTAGAAGTGTGCTTTTTGACGCATCACTGTTAGATCTGTATTGCGCTCGTTATCATCGTATCTATTCTGTGTTAAGAAGTTAGGTACTGATAACCCCACATACGCTTTGTCTGAATATAAGTAAACTCCTGCTCCGATATTTGGACTAAACTTATTGTTGATATTCTCCTGTGAGTGTGGATCGGATGGATTGTGGATGTTTAATTTTGTATAATCCACATTCAGTAAATTAGCTGTACCTTTTAATCCAAAAGCTAATTTATAATCTGCGTTCAAATCAATTGCATACGATAAATCTACTGAGATATTATTCTCATCCATCGCGCCTAAACGGTCATTGGTAAAGTTTACACCTAACCCTAGTCCGCTCTCACCTAATGGTGTAGATACAGACACATTAGCTGTCTTAGGGGCTCCATCTAATCCTACCCACTGTGTGCGGTACATCCCAAATACGTTTAACGTTCCTCTACTTCCTGCATAAGCTGGGTTAACCATATTGGTGTTATACATATACTGGGTGTATTGCGGGTCTTGTTGCGCTTGCATTTGTGAGAAGCAGCCTAAGGCG is a window of Myroides oncorhynchi DNA encoding:
- a CDS encoding OmpA family protein; protein product: MRKELLKISLFGMLLLAGVNTQAQRVAEKKADKEYQTQAYVDAIKIYERIANKGYTNADMLKKLADAYYFNGKLPEANKWYEQLFDGEYDNKGKEAIPSEYYYRYAQTLKSVENYDKSKQMMQEFSKLEGNDSRAQLFEASKDRYLKEIENNSERYELKNIGVNTAYSDYGATLYGDQLIYTTARQTEHESGSRLHDWTNESFTSLYSSKINADGTFEQPVKFAPELDTKVNEATAVFTKDGKTMYFTRNNTSVKGKRRLNKDKSTLLKIYKAMLSEEGKWTNVEELPFNSDNFNTAHPALTPDDKWLYFSSDREGSIGQSDIFRVAIYPTGEYGNVENVGKKVNTSGRETFPFISKDHFLFFSSDGHPGLGGLDVFVAKINVDGSIGQVTNMGTPINSSTDDFGFYVDNKTRKGFVSSNRANSVGGDDIYFFMEKVCHQILEGIVFDKDTKEVLANAKVTIYNNAYTRVGELITDDKGYYRVEDLNCNRKYRLKAEAPKYNTEEVIVQMDAIAGGVRKQDIPLEKTEKPIVKDDDLFKKLKLNPIYFDFDKSNIRKDASIELMKVVEVLKEYPTMKIDVRSHTDSRGNDDYNLKLSDRRAKSTVAWIISQGIDASRVTGQGYGETQLQNKCSNGVPCTVEEHQLNRRSEFIVTEL
- a CDS encoding type IX secretion system membrane protein PorP/SprF: MNIQQNIKKIGISLIALGCFSQMQAQQDPQYTQYMYNTNMVNPAYAGSRGTLNVFGMYRTQWVGLDGAPKTANVSVSTPLGESGLGLGVNFTNDRLGAMDENNISVDLSYAIDLNADYKLAFGLKGTANLLNVDYTKLNIHNPSDPHSQENINNKFSPNIGAGVYLYSDKAYVGLSVPNFLTQNRYDDNERNTDLTVMRQKAHFYLMGGYVFDVSENVLFKPAALVKAVSGAPLQVDLTANVLLYDKFTLGAAYRWDAAVSALAGFQVNDNMFIGYAYDFDTTKLHNYNSGSHEIFMRFELFNRRSTINAPRFF